In a single window of the Prochlorococcus marinus XMU1412 genome:
- the tmk gene encoding dTMP kinase, whose product MKGKFIVIEGIDGCGKTTQIDKLSKWLPSSGLIKKGSKLITTREPGGSLLGKKLRGLILDNNENNKPSSLAELLLYSADRAEHVSKLISPALNNNDWVISDRFSDSTLAYQGYGRNINLEIIKNIESIVCQGASPDLTFFLEISPEESIFRRKNEIPDRIESEGIRFLEKVNEGFKLIAKQKNWKVISASQNIQTISNQIKETLLNNFSNDK is encoded by the coding sequence ATGAAAGGAAAATTTATCGTTATTGAGGGTATTGATGGATGTGGTAAAACCACCCAAATAGATAAACTATCTAAATGGCTGCCAAGTAGTGGTCTAATAAAGAAAGGGTCTAAATTAATCACAACTAGAGAGCCTGGAGGCAGTCTTTTAGGTAAAAAACTTAGAGGACTGATTCTTGATAATAATGAAAATAACAAGCCTTCATCTCTTGCAGAATTGTTGCTTTATTCAGCGGATAGAGCTGAACACGTTTCCAAACTTATTTCACCTGCTTTAAATAACAATGATTGGGTAATAAGTGATAGATTTTCCGATTCCACACTGGCTTATCAAGGTTATGGAAGAAATATAAATTTAGAAATAATTAAAAATATTGAATCTATTGTGTGTCAAGGAGCATCTCCAGATCTCACTTTTTTCTTAGAGATTTCTCCAGAAGAGAGCATATTCCGAAGAAAAAATGAAATTCCAGACAGAATAGAATCAGAAGGTATTAGATTTTTAGAAAAAGTAAATGAAGGTTTCAAACTAATTGCCAAACAAAAAAACTGGAAAGTAATATCTGCTTCACAAAATATTCAAACTATTTCTAATCAAATTAAAGAGACTTTGCTAAACAATTTTTCTAATGACAAATGA
- a CDS encoding heavy metal translocating P-type ATPase, which translates to MESIQLSVSGMKCGGCVSTVEKILNNSDGIENVSVNLLTESAYFEITQKHIEIESVLENLKENGFPSKIYVNDFSKKINKAELEKKKRWKNKWKKLTFALLLLLFSGLGHLAEGRYINFPILGNIFFHASLATLALLFPGRGIIINGLKSFIKNRPDMDSLVALGVISAYTTSLLSLIFPATGFPCFFNEPVMLLGFILIGRYLEERARYQTGSSIGELLDLQPEMANIYTEDNQIKSIRVNTLRPDQEIQVLAGDRVPADCIVTRGNSYVDVSHITGESKPIEIKEGENLSSGSLNLNSTLRLKVQKVGGDSSLAKLVNLIESVNARKPRIQSIADEIAGKFSYFVLIFATLTFFFWWKGAKNIWPDLLSQNHELITHSSHTLHSSLGSNAENFLSLAIQLSIAVLVIACPCALGLATPTVITVASGKAAKKGVLFKGGDKIEMASKINHIIFDKTGTLTKGKPFIVDYKNNNDHSFLLKIAASLEKESRHPIADALIQEAKKQNLSLFPIKKIFTHSGQGISGELESIDGLISIGNIEWLHSKGIIIDSDAKKVIENEETKTNTIIGVSIKDKLLGFILLGDLLRDDSIKTVQNLREKKFKINILSGDRKQTVLALAKKIGCKETEVKWDLLPEMKLKTIENLKINNKVAMIGDGINDVPALASSDLGIAVGSGTQIAKANADVVLMGDQLNGLPYALNLAKKTIRKIKQNLTWAFGYNLLAIPLAAGILFPKYGILLTPSIAALLMAISSITVVINALSLD; encoded by the coding sequence ATGGAGAGCATTCAATTAAGCGTTTCAGGAATGAAGTGCGGAGGTTGTGTTAGTACTGTTGAAAAAATATTGAATAATTCTGACGGTATTGAAAATGTTTCTGTTAACTTGCTGACTGAAAGTGCTTATTTTGAAATTACCCAGAAACATATAGAAATAGAATCAGTTCTCGAAAATCTAAAAGAGAATGGTTTCCCATCAAAAATTTACGTAAATGACTTTTCAAAAAAAATAAATAAAGCAGAATTAGAAAAAAAAAAGAGGTGGAAAAATAAATGGAAAAAACTAACTTTTGCCCTATTACTTTTATTATTTTCAGGATTAGGTCATCTGGCAGAAGGAAGATATATAAATTTTCCAATATTAGGTAATATATTTTTTCACGCTTCATTAGCAACATTAGCTCTATTATTTCCCGGCAGAGGAATAATTATTAATGGATTAAAATCATTTATTAAGAACCGCCCCGATATGGATTCTTTAGTAGCTCTTGGAGTAATTAGCGCATATACAACAAGTCTTCTGTCCTTAATATTTCCTGCCACTGGTTTTCCTTGTTTTTTTAATGAGCCAGTTATGCTGTTAGGCTTCATACTGATTGGGCGTTACTTAGAAGAAAGAGCAAGATATCAAACTGGCTCATCCATTGGAGAATTATTAGATCTTCAACCTGAAATGGCAAATATCTACACAGAAGACAATCAAATAAAGTCAATAAGGGTGAACACTTTAAGACCTGATCAAGAGATTCAAGTTTTAGCAGGTGACAGAGTACCTGCTGACTGCATTGTTACCCGAGGTAATTCATATGTTGATGTTTCACATATTACTGGAGAATCCAAACCTATAGAAATAAAAGAAGGCGAAAATCTATCTAGCGGATCTTTAAATCTTAATTCAACTCTTAGACTTAAAGTACAAAAAGTTGGCGGAGATTCTTCTCTTGCAAAACTAGTAAATCTTATTGAATCTGTAAACGCTAGAAAACCTCGCATTCAAAGCATTGCTGATGAAATTGCAGGTAAATTTTCTTACTTTGTACTTATTTTTGCTACTTTAACCTTCTTCTTTTGGTGGAAGGGGGCAAAAAACATATGGCCTGATTTATTAAGTCAAAATCATGAATTAATAACTCATTCAAGCCATACACTGCATAGTTCACTTGGTAGTAATGCTGAGAATTTCCTGAGTTTAGCAATTCAATTATCAATTGCCGTTTTAGTGATAGCTTGTCCTTGTGCATTAGGTTTAGCCACCCCAACTGTAATAACTGTTGCATCAGGTAAAGCAGCAAAAAAAGGGGTTTTATTTAAAGGGGGGGATAAAATAGAGATGGCTTCAAAAATTAATCATATTATTTTTGACAAGACAGGTACTTTAACAAAAGGTAAGCCTTTCATTGTTGATTACAAAAATAATAATGATCATTCATTTTTATTAAAAATAGCTGCCAGTTTAGAAAAGGAAAGCAGACATCCAATCGCAGATGCCTTAATTCAAGAGGCAAAAAAGCAAAATTTAAGTTTATTCCCAATAAAAAAAATTTTCACTCATTCAGGGCAAGGTATTTCTGGAGAACTTGAGTCAATTGATGGACTTATTAGTATTGGAAATATTGAATGGCTGCACAGCAAAGGAATAATTATTGATAGTGATGCAAAAAAAGTCATTGAAAATGAAGAAACAAAAACGAACACTATTATTGGAGTCAGTATCAAAGATAAGTTATTAGGCTTTATTTTGCTCGGAGATTTACTCAGAGATGATTCAATTAAAACAGTTCAAAATTTGAGAGAAAAGAAATTTAAAATTAATATTTTAAGTGGCGACAGGAAACAAACAGTTTTAGCTTTAGCAAAAAAAATTGGTTGTAAAGAAACAGAAGTAAAATGGGATCTTCTTCCTGAAATGAAGCTAAAGACTATAGAAAATTTAAAAATTAATAATAAAGTGGCAATGATTGGTGATGGTATTAATGATGTCCCAGCATTAGCATCCTCAGACTTAGGAATTGCGGTAGGGTCAGGGACTCAAATAGCCAAAGCAAATGCGGATGTAGTGTTAATGGGAGATCAACTAAATGGATTACCTTACGCCTTAAATCTTGCAAAAAAAACTATAAGAAAAATAAAGCAAAATCTAACATGGGCTTTTGGTTACAACTTACTAGCTATACCTTTAGCCGCCGGCATTTTATTCCCTAAATACGGTATTCTTCTTACTCCCTCAATAGCAGCATTATTGATGGCTATTAGCTCTATTACAGTTGTAATTAATGCTTTATCTTTGGATTAA
- a CDS encoding photosystem I assembly protein Ycf3 gives MPSNQNRDNFIDKAFTVIAESIVKIMPIAEKEKKAYIYYRDGLAAQNNGDYSEALEYYKESLLLEENKIDRGETLKNMAIIYMSNGEEDLSIETYEKALVENPKQPSCLKNIGLIYEKRGRYAEQNGDLDQRDIWFDKAAEVWSKAVRLYPGGYLDIENWLKNSGRSSIDMYL, from the coding sequence GTGCCTAGTAATCAAAACAGAGACAATTTTATTGATAAAGCTTTTACTGTAATTGCCGAATCTATTGTAAAAATAATGCCTATCGCTGAGAAAGAAAAAAAGGCATATATTTACTATAGAGATGGCTTAGCTGCACAAAATAATGGGGATTATTCCGAAGCATTAGAGTATTACAAAGAGAGCTTACTGCTTGAAGAAAATAAAATTGATAGGGGTGAGACTTTAAAAAATATGGCAATTATATATATGAGTAATGGTGAAGAGGATTTGTCTATTGAAACTTATGAAAAAGCATTAGTAGAAAATCCCAAACAGCCATCATGTTTGAAAAATATAGGTTTAATTTATGAAAAAAGGGGAAGATATGCTGAGCAAAATGGTGATTTAGATCAGAGAGATATTTGGTTTGATAAAGCTGCTGAAGTCTGGTCTAAAGCAGTGAGACTTTATCCCGGTGGGTATCTAGATATTGAGAATTGGTTGAAAAACTCAGGAAGAAGCTCAATTGATATGTATCTTTGA